The following proteins come from a genomic window of Dreissena polymorpha isolate Duluth1 chromosome 1, UMN_Dpol_1.0, whole genome shotgun sequence:
- the LOC127877518 gene encoding fibrillin-1-like isoform X3, translated as MSIACPTTTYAVITPVTRTLEREPASTCNIDKDDCFGNLCKNRARCVDRFKSYDCDCKDTGYKGTFCETDIDECVIQPCENGGTCINTPGNYTCSCSPSWTGAHCETTSNICISKPCEHQGECIPDGISFRCNCTGGWTGMRCNININECKERPRCKNGGTCIDLMGSYQCVCIYGFEGNHCQVNIDDCKSNPCIHNSICVDLVNNYRCDCKPGMTGSFCENDIPECESHPCKNNATCEEFIGGFNCTCARGFDGHLCENNLDDCDPMPCMNGASCVDGADSYACICPKGFEGSHCEADVNECELNTRLCQNNAVCINTDGSFVCDCLEGFTGEICDTDINECESNPCSNNGTCENRIGPFACLCPKEFKGQFCEREVDECESTPCEHGGSCTDAVGGFYCQCAPGFDGGTCAINVNDCDEIKCQNGGTCVDLVNDYSCLCAHGFSGKGCEYDIDECVDKPCMNNGTCVDQVGDFVCVCGNGFTSKLCNTNIDDCNGSPCKNNATCVDFVAGFSCLCPKGFTGNVCKEEINECRSNPCLHNGSCVDLINSFKCICQPGFTDISCAMDINECSSYPCRNNGTCSDLMNSFSCHCADGFTDLTCGTNINECEGITCHNHGICIDGVGKFVCDCEAGFTGDECELDVDECSNVTCQNNGTCVDLIAAFKCQCMHGFTNTYCESDIDECVNVKCLNDGSCLDLVGGYRCQCANGFAGNNCETDINECEHTECENNGTCVDLVGDYKCLCANGFTGNNCKTDINECENAICLNNGTCVDTIANYTCSCIKGFTGIHCESDINECESVTCQNTGTCADFVGGFKCICANGFTGTHCETDLNECLHVICENYGTCLDLANDFKCLCAPGYTGDNCETEVNECLNVLCQNNGTCLDLLGEFQCQCAKGYTGFNCETEINECLSVTCKHNGTCLNLVHDFKCQCRKGFTGKYCETEQNECINVTCQNNGTCLDLTGEFKCQCTKGYIGIQCESNINECLNVSCQNNGTCVDLLGEFKCQCGKGYTGVHCESDINECLNVSCQNYGTCVDLVGKFYCKCSDGFTGHTCAENIDDCADNPCINGGSCKDLVASYKCICAPGFSGKTCSENIDECLSNPCKNNGTCKDGLNGFACACVQGFQGDICGIDVNECDDDVQPCLNGGTCENGLGVYSCICSDGFSGQRCEYDKDECESKPCINGGTCQNVIGGFVCNCHKGFSGKTCEQYIDECTTTPTPCLNGGSCLNLIGNYACACNLSFTGLACETDVHECRFSACQNGGICENVHGSFICNCMPGFDGNDCQHDVNECEFDVCSNNGVCVNNIGSFSCICGTGYTGKVCTQEINECESSPCKNNGTCVDKIRNYECSCPKGFGGQTCEEDLNECVKNTCKNNGTCFDLPGDFECHCSPLFSGKTCESDINECAFEICDNNGTCVNTHGDFNCKCGIGFEGIFCETDVNECYLNPCVNGGQCTNLYGSYTCFCPSGVTGVTCESDINECGIGICKNEVSCKNVFGSYICECKSGFEGKNCSEDINECNSNVCKNEGRCVNTLGSFSCDCTQGYTGDLCQYDIDECLVVSGHCVHGTCKNTQGFYICTCDIGYSGFSCLDDINECKDSILCQNGGICVNNPGSFSCICDSRFTGTFCESDVNECLSEVCSNNGTCRNVIGSFLCECQTGFEGKYCETDENECVGSVCHNGGSCVNMLGSYRCECMVGFVGDDCSLVKDFCLGVQCENGGVCINSYKTFQCVCETGFRGELCDMNVNECSGSVCLNGGQCINTLGSFNCLCTPGYTGQNCVSDIDECELLTCQNNAACENLHGSFNCTCQSGYTGRLCENDLNECQRNPCLNSGRCINTLGSYACQCQAEWTGESCERDENECIARNPCENNATCINTIGNYTCKCARGFEGRHCDRDVDECNDNPCRNVGNCINTLGWFICECIEGFTGTDCSEDINECLLRNPCMKNSSCFNTFGSFICNCRTGFTGNNCQDDIDECAVQSDACDHGMECVNTVGSFQCHCPIGLSGPTCSDLIADCRQTGCSHVKKCMSVNNSFKCMCPDDVPECEIHPEQLQKSMLELWETGDNARGSVGKADKQGAEEKLSWVDSNWYVILILSAATLALIFIPAAIAIKKRRHKRARAIDMINYYPTQEELAVHGFDNQLYGMEIFQPVEIVTDNQATSSHQQPNSFGH; from the exons TGCAATATTGACAAAGACGACTGCTTTGGTAACCTGTGCAAGAACAGGGCTCGATGCGTGGATAGGTTTAAAAGCTACGACTGCGATTGTAAAGACACCGGATACAAAG GTACATTTTGTGAAACGGACATTGATGAATGTGTTATACAGCCCTGTGAAAATGGCGGGACTTGCATAAACACGCCAGGAAACTACACGTGTTCCTGTTCGCCATCTTGGACCGGTGCACATTGCGAAACCACTTCGAACATTTGTATCAGTAAGCCCTGCGAACATCAAGGAGAGTGTATTCCAGATGGCATCTCATTTAGATGTAATTGTACAG GTGGGTGGACGGGAATGAGATGCAACATAAATATCAACGAGTGTAAGGAAAGACCCCGCTGCAAGAACGGTGGAACGTGCATAGACCTAATGGGATCCTACCAGTGTGTCTGCATATATGGATTTGAAG GAAATCATTGTCAGGTAAACATTGACGACTGCAAGTCCAATCCTTGCATTCACAACTCGATCTGTGTTGATCTCGTCAATAACTATCGCTGCGACTGCAAGCCTGGCATGACTGGCAGCTTCTGCGAAAACGATATACCCGAGTGCGAGTCCCATCCGTGCAAGAACAACGCAACGTGCGAGGAGTTCATAGGCGGGTTCAACTGTACATGCGCACGAGGATTTGATGGACATCTGTGTGAAAATAATTTAGATGACTGCGATCCGATGCCGTGCATGAACGGAGCAAGTTGCGTAGATGGTGCCGATTCGTACGCCTGTATTTGCCCCAAAGGGTTTGAAGGTTCCCATTGCGAGGCGGATGTGAACGAATGTGAACTGAATACTAGGCTTTGTCAGAACAATGCGGTTTGCATTAATACGGATGGGTCGTTCGTTTGTGATTGCCTCGAAGGATTCACGGGCGAAATATGCGACACTGATATTAATGAATGTGAATCTAACCCGTGTTCGAATAATGGCACCTGCGAAAACCGGATAGGTCCTTTTGCATGTCTTTGCCCTAAAGAATTCAAAGGACAGTTTTGCGAACGTGAAGTCGATGAATGCGAATCGACGCCTTGTGAACACGGAGGATCATGTACGGACGCCGTTGGTGGTTTCTATTGTCAATGTGCTCCGGGTTTCGATGGGGGAACGTGTGCAATAAATGTGAACGACTGTGATGAAATTAAGTGCCAGAATGGCGGAACGTGTGTAGATTTGGTTAATGATTACTCGTGCCTTTGTGCACACGGTTTCTCTGGAAAAGGATGCGAGTATGATATCGATGAGTGTGTTGATAAGCCTTGTATGAATAATGGAACGTGTGTTGATCAAGTAGGTGACTTTGTTTGTGTCTGTGGTAATGGTTTTACTTCCAAATTGTGTAACACAAACATTGACGACTGCAATGGGTCCCCGTGTAAGAACAACGCAACATGTGTAGATTTCGTGGCCGGTTTCTCATGTCTTTGCCCAAAGGGTTTTACGGGTAATGTTTGTAAAGAGGAAATAAATGAATGCAGGTCAAACCCATGTCTTCATAACGGCTCTTGTGTCGacctaattaattcatttaaatgtatttgccAACCCGGATTCACTGATATATCATGTGCAATGGATATTAATGAATGTTCTTCATATCCATGTAGAAACAATGGAACCTGTTCAGATTTAATGAATTCGTTTTCTTGCCATTGTGCTGACGGCTTTACGGACCTTACATGCGGAACTAACATCAATGAATGTGAAGGGATCACCTGCCATAACCATGGAATCTGCATCGATGGGGTAGGAAAATTTGTTTGCGATTGTGAAGCGGGTTTTACTGGAGATGAATGCGAACTTGACGTGGATGAATGTTCAAATGTTACCTGTCAAAACAACGGTACATGTGTTGACTTAATTGCTGCTTTCAAATGTCAATGTATGCATGGCTTTACTAACACTTATTGTGAATCAGATATCGATGAATGCGTCAACGTTAAGTGTCTTAATGATGGTTCATGCCTGGATCTTGTTGGAGGATACAGATGTCAATGCGCCAATGGGTTTGCTGGAAATAATTGTGAAACAGATATTAATGAATGCGAACATACGGAGTGTGAAAATAATGGTACATGCGTAGATCTTGTTGGTGATTACAAATGTCTATGCGCCAACGGCTTTACGGGCAATAATTGTAAAACAGACATTAATGAATGTGAAAAtgctatttgtttaaataatggaaCATGCGTGGATACAATAGCGAATTACACGTGCAGTTGTATCAAAGGATTTACTGGAATTCATTGTGAAAGTGACATAAATGAATGCGAAAGCGTTACATGCCAAAATACTGGCACTTGTGCGGACTTTGTGGGGGGTTTCAAATGTATTTGTGCTAATGGATTCACCGGTACACACTGTGAAACGGATCTAAATGAATGTCTTCATGTGATATGCGAAAACTATGGAACTTGTTTGGACTTAGCAAATGATTTCAAATGTTTATGTGCCCCAGGGTATACTGGTGATAATTGTGAAACCGAAGTTAACGAATGTCTGAATGTTTTATGCCAAAATAATGGAACATGTTTAGACTTGTTAGGAGAATTCCAATGCCAATGTGCAAAAGGATATACTGGTTTTAATTGCGAAACTGAAATAAATGAATGCCTAAGTGTAACATGCAAGCATAATGGAACTTGTTTGAACCTTGTACATGATTTCAAATGCCAATGCCGAAAAGGTTTTACTGGTAAATATTGTGAAACTGAACAAAATGAATGCATCAATGTAACATGCCAAAATAATGGAACTTGTTTAGACTTAACGGGTGAATTCAAATGTCAATGTACCAAAGGATATATTGGTATAcaatgtgaaagcaatataaATGAATGCCTAAATGTATCATGCCAAAATAATGGAACTTGTGTGGACTTACTTGGTGAATTCAAATGTCAATGTGGCAAAGGATATACTGGTGTACACTGTGAAAGCGATATAAATGAATGCCTCAATGTATCATGCCAAAATTACGGGACATGTGTGGATCTCGTAGGGAAATTCTATTGCAAATGTTCGGATGGTTTTACTGGACATACATGTGCTGAAAACATCGATGACTGTGCTGACAATCCCTGCATCAATGGTGGGAGTTGCAAAGATCTCGTTGCGAGTTACAAATGCATCTGTGCACCAGGGTTTTCAGGGAAAACATGTTCTGAAAATATTGACGAATGCTTGTCGAATCCATGCAAAAATAATGGAACATGTAAAGATGGTTTAAACGGATTTGCGTGCGCTTGTGTGCAAGGTTTTCAAGGAGACATCTGTGGAATCGATGTTAATGAATGCGATGACGACGTGCAGCCATGCTTAAATGGTGGAACGTGCGAAAATGGGCTCGGTGTCTACAGCTGCATATGTTCTGATGGGTTCTCAGGACAAAGATGCGAATATGACAAAGATGAATGCGAATCCAAGCCATGCATCAATGGCGGAACGTGTCAAAATGTGATTGGGGGATTTGTGTGCAATTGCCATAAAGGGTTTTCTGGGAAAACCTGTGAACAGTACATAGATGAATGTACGACGACACCAACGCCTTGCTTGAATGGTGGATCGTGCCTAAATTTAATTGGTAACTATGCATGCGCATGTAACCTGTCTTTTACAGGGCTCGCATGTGAAACCGATGTTCATGAGTGTCGTTTTAGCGCGTGCCAGAACGGAGGTATTTGCGAGAACGTGCATGGCTCGTTTATTTGTAATTGCATGCCTGGGTTTGACGGCAACGATTGCCAGCATGACGTTAATGAATGCGAGTTTGATGTATGTAGCAACAATGGAGTTTGTGTAAATAATATAGGCTCTTTTTCCTGTATTTGTGGTACCGGTTACACCGGCAAAGTTTGTACTCAGGAAATTAACGAATGTGAAAGCTCACCATGCAAAAATAATGGTACATGTGTTGATAAAATAAGAAATTATGAATGTTCGTGTCCAAAAGGGTTCGGGGGGCAAACTTGTGAGGAAGATTTAAACGAATGCgtcaaaaatacatgtaaaaacaaCGGGACTTGTTTTGATTTACCAGGCGACTTTGAATGTCATTGCAGTCCATTGTTCTCTGGAAAAACGTGTGAGTCTGACATAAATGAATGTGCCTTTGAAATATGTGACAATAATGGTACATGTGTTAACACTCACGGTGATTTTAATTGTAAATGTGGGATTGGTTTCGAAGGCATATTTTGCGAAACAGACGTCAATGAATGCTATTTGAATCCGTGTGTCAATGGTGGTCAATGCACAAACCTTTACGGTAGCTATACTTGTTTTTGCCCCAGTGGCGTTACCGGTGTAACTTGTGAAAGCGATATCAACGAATGTGGTATAGGAATTTGCAAAAATGAAGTAAGTTGTAAGAATGTCTTTGGTTCTTATATATGCGAATGCAAATCTGGTTTTGAGGGAAAGAATTGTAGTGAGGACATTAACGAATGCAACAGCaatgtttgtaaaaatgaagGCCGGTGTGTTAATACTCTGGGGTCTTTTTCGTGCGACTGTACTCAGGGTTATACAGGAGACTTATGTCAATATGACATTGATGAATGCCTCGTGGTTTCTGGGCATTGTGTCCATGGAACTTGTAAAAACACTCAGGGTTTTTATATTTGCACTTGTGATATTGGTTATTCGGGTTTTTCTTGTTTAGATGATATTAATGAATGCAAAGATTCCATTTTGTGTCAAAATGGGGGAATCTGTGTCAACAATCCAGGTTCATTTTCTTGCATATGTGATAGCAGATTTACAGGAACTTTCTGTGAATCCGACGTGAACGAATGTCTTTCGGAGGTTTGTTCAAACAATGGGACATGCAGAAACGTAATAGGCTCTTTTTTGTGCGAATGTCAAACAGGATTTGAAGGAAAATACTGTGAAACAGACGAAAATGAGTGTGTCGGAAGCGTTTGTCACAACGGTGGATCTTGTGTCAATATGTTAGGGTCTTACCGTTGCGAGTGCATGGTGGGATTTGTAGGCGATGATTGCTCATTAGTAAAAGACTTTTGCCTCGGTGTTCAATGTGAAAACGGCGGCGTCTGTATCAATAGTTACAAAACATTTCAGTGCGTATGTGAAACGGGTTTCCGAGGAGAGCTGTGCGACATGAATGTAAATGAATGCTCAGGATCGGTTTGTTTAAATGGTGGTCAGTGCATTAACACTCTTGGGAGTTTTAATTGTTTGTGTACTCCAGGTTATACAGGGCAGAACTGTGTTTCTGACATAGACGAATGTGAACTTTTAACATGTCAAAACAATGCTGCTTGTGAAAATCTACATGGGTCGTTTAACTGCACTTGCCAGAGTGGGTATACGGGTCGGCTTTGTGAGAATGACCTGAACGAATGTCAAAGAAATCCTTGTTTGAATTCCGGCCGTTGTATCAATACACTCGGTTCTTACGCATGCCAGTGTCAAGCTGAGTGGACCGGAGAATCGTGTGAAAGGGATGAGAATGAGTGTATTGCCAGAAATCCTTGCGAGAACAACGCAACCTGTATAAATACCATTGGAAATTATACGTGTAAATGTGCACGCGGCTTCGAAGGACGGCATTGTGATCGCGATGTAGACGAATGCAACGACAATCCCTGTCGTAATGTCGGAAACTGTATAAATACCCTTGGCTGGTTTATTTGTGAGTGCATAGAAGGTTTCACGGGTACTGACTGTAGTGAAGACATTAATGAATGTCTATTAAGAAATCCATGCATGAAAAACAGTTCTTGTTTTAATACTTTCGGTTCTTTCATTTGCAATTGCAGAACCGGTTTCACTGGTAACAATTGCCAAGATGACATTGACGAATGCGCGGTTCAGTCTGATGCTTGTGATCATGGCATGGAATGCGTTAACACAGTGGGTTCATTTCAGTGTCATTGTCCGATAGGTTTATCGGGTCCCACGTGCTCAGACCTGATAGCTGATTGCAGACAGACCGGGTGTTCGCATGTCAAGAAATGCATGTCTGTAAACAATTCTTTCAAGTGCATGTGTCCTGATGATGTGCCCGAATGTGAAATACATCCTGAGCAACTGCAGAAATCTATGTTAGAACTATGGG AAACCGGTGACAACGCTCGAGGGAGCGTTGGTAAAGCTGATAAGCAGGGGGCGGAGGAAAAG TTAAGTTGGGTTGATTCTAACTGGTACGTGATACTGATACTCAGTGCGGCCACACTCGCCTTGATCTTCATCCCTGCGGCAATTGCAATAAAGAAGCGCAG GCATAAGCGAGCTCGAGCTATCGACATGATCAACTACTATCCGACCCAGGAAGAGCTAGCGGTGCACGGATTCGACAACCAGCTGTACGGAATGGAGATCTTTCAGCCCGTTGAAATCGTCACCGACAATCAGGCGACGAGTTCTCATCAGCAGCCGAATTCATTTGGACATTGA